In Deltaproteobacteria bacterium, a single genomic region encodes these proteins:
- a CDS encoding NADH-quinone oxidoreductase subunit M yields MSYLLTTITFLPMLGVLILLFMNREQGKLMKLMTFVVTLATFLVSLLLLRDFSCTTASAQFVEKYAWIPDFGINYFIGIDGLSLLLVLLTTFFTPICVLACWEDIQKMVREFMICLLFLETGMIGVFVSFDVFLFYVFWEVMLIPMYLLIGIWGNPARRIYAAVKFFIYTMFGSVLMLVAILYLYFQHYETTGIYSFNIFDLYNTVLDSDTQLWLFLAFSLAFAIKVPIFPFHTWLPDAHTEAPTVGSVLLAAILLKMGTYGFLRFSLPLFPNAAIDYGVWLFLTLGLIGIIYGAWVCIVQKDLKRLVAFSSVSHLGFVVMGIFAFNAIAMEGAILQMINHGLSTGALFLIVGMIYERRHTRMIEEFGGLSKVMPAFATIFLIVTLSSIGLPGLNGFVGEFLILVGTFMKYKIFAILGASGVIFAAVYMLWMFQRVMYGEVTNPKNQVLKDLSKREWAVLLPVLLFIFWIGLYPTPFLRTTEASVNNLLQQIDKKYTLVVNAEKQGGYHLSKIEKTPPVTEKH; encoded by the coding sequence ATGAGTTATCTACTTACAACCATTACTTTTTTGCCCATGCTTGGGGTGCTGATTCTCCTGTTCATGAACCGGGAGCAGGGGAAGTTGATGAAGCTGATGACGTTTGTGGTTACCCTGGCAACCTTTCTGGTCTCCCTTCTTCTGTTACGGGATTTTAGCTGTACCACCGCCAGCGCCCAGTTCGTGGAAAAATATGCGTGGATTCCCGACTTCGGCATCAACTATTTTATAGGAATTGACGGTCTGTCGCTATTGCTGGTACTGCTCACCACCTTCTTTACACCCATTTGTGTGCTGGCCTGCTGGGAAGACATTCAGAAAATGGTGAGAGAATTCATGATCTGCCTGCTGTTCCTGGAAACCGGCATGATCGGCGTATTTGTTTCTTTCGATGTATTCCTCTTTTATGTCTTCTGGGAAGTCATGCTGATTCCCATGTATCTTCTCATCGGCATCTGGGGCAACCCCGCCCGCCGGATTTACGCCGCAGTCAAGTTCTTCATATATACAATGTTTGGAAGCGTACTCATGCTGGTCGCCATTCTTTACCTGTATTTCCAACACTATGAAACGACAGGGATATATTCCTTCAACATATTTGATCTCTATAACACGGTGCTTGATAGCGACACACAATTGTGGCTATTTCTCGCTTTTTCGCTGGCCTTCGCCATCAAGGTACCAATATTTCCGTTTCATACCTGGCTTCCGGACGCTCACACGGAGGCGCCCACGGTGGGCAGTGTCCTTCTTGCAGCGATACTCCTGAAGATGGGTACTTACGGATTCCTGCGCTTTAGTCTTCCGCTTTTCCCCAATGCTGCCATAGATTATGGCGTATGGTTATTCCTGACCCTGGGTTTGATCGGAATCATTTACGGTGCATGGGTCTGCATCGTGCAAAAAGACTTGAAGCGGCTGGTTGCCTTCTCAAGCGTAAGCCACCTGGGATTTGTCGTGATGGGTATTTTTGCATTCAACGCCATCGCCATGGAAGGCGCTATTTTACAAATGATTAACCATGGGCTGTCAACCGGCGCCCTCTTTCTCATTGTAGGCATGATCTATGAGAGACGGCATACCCGCATGATCGAGGAATTCGGCGGACTTTCAAAGGTGATGCCGGCTTTTGCCACAATCTTTTTAATCGTAACCTTATCATCCATCGGACTGCCGGGATTGAACGGTTTTGTAGGAGAATTCTTGATTCTGGTGGGCACTTTCATGAAATACAAAATATTTGCCATCCTTGGGGCCTCCGGGGTGATTTTTGCAGCAGTATACATGCTCTGGATGTTCCAGCGTGTGATGTATGGCGAAGTGACCAACCCGAAGAATCAGGTGTTAAAGGATCTCTCAAAACGAGAATGGGCGGTGCTGCTGCCGGTGCTGCTCTTTATTTTCTGGATCGGCTTGTATCCCACGCCGTTTCTGCGCACCACGGAAGCTTCGGTGAATAATCTTTTGCAGCAGATAGATAAGAAATACACATTAGTTGTGAATGCGGAAAAGCAGGGTGGATATCACCTCTCTAAAATTGAAAAGACGCCACCGGTAACGGAAAAACATTAG